In a single window of the Mus musculus strain C57BL/6J chromosome 6, GRCm38.p6 C57BL/6J genome:
- the Nat8f2 gene encoding N-acetyltransferase family 8 member 2: MAAYHIRQYQEKDHKRVLELFSSGMKELIPAAIRQMLTLPHSLLLLPGVPVTIVLMSASWLLATLYSFLFLLCLWLIFWISCRNYVAKSLQADLADITKSYLNAHGSFWVAESGDQVVGMVGAQPVKDPPLGKKQMQLFRLSVSSQHRGQGIAKALVRTVLQFARDQGYSDVVLETGSVQHSAQALYQAMGFQKTGQYFVSISKKLMGLSILQFSYSLPFASGPGYSGKYLKKGPIPC, from the coding sequence ATGGCTGCTTATCACATCCGACAGTACCAGGAGAAGGACCACAAAAGGGTCCTGGAATTGTTCTCCAGCGGCATGAAGGAGCTTATTCCTGCTGCCATCCGACAGATGCTGACACTGCCtcattctctcttgctcttacctGGAGTGCCTGTGACCATAGTATTGATGTCTGCCTCCTGGCTCCTGGCCACATTATAcagcttcctctttctcctttgcctGTGGCTTATTTTCTGGATTTCTTGCAGAAATTATGTGGCTAAAAGTTTGCAGGCAGATCTTGCTGACATCACCAAGTCTTACCTGAATGCACATGGCTCCTTCTGGGTGGCTGAGTCTGGAGACCAGGTAGTTGGCATGGTGGGTGCTCAGCCAGTCAAGGACCCTCCATTAGGGAAGAAGCAGATGCAGCTCTTTCGCCTGTCTGTGTCCTCACAGCATCGAGGACAGGGAATAGCAAAGGCACTGGTCAGAACTGTCCTCCAGTTTGCTCGGGACCAGGGTTACAGTGATGTTGTCCTTGAGACTGGCAGTGTGCAACATAGTGCTCAGGCTCTCTACCAGGCCATGGGCTTCCAGAAGACAGGCCAGTACTTTGTCAGTATAAGCAAGAAGTTAATGGGTCTTTCTATTCTTCAattctcttactctctcccttTTGCTTCAGGACCAGGGTAtagtgggaaatatttaaaaaaaggtcCCATTCCATGCTAG